TCCTGGCGATCGGGCTGGCCTCGACCTTATCCTTCATCACGGCATCGCCCGTCAGGGCGGGCGCTATATTGACCACGTGGACGAACTTCGCTATCTTGATCAGCTGAAGCGCCGCGTCCAGGGCGGAGTTACCGCCGCCTATCACGGCGACATCCTTTCCGGAAAAGAGCGGCCCGTCGCACGTAGCGCAGTAGGTGAGCCCCCTGTTCTTGAACTCCCTCTCTCCGGGCACGCCGAGCTCGCGCGACTTCTTCCCGGACGCTATGATGACCGTCTTCGCCTCATACGTCCCCTTACCGGTCCTGACCGAGACCGTGGGGCCGGTCTTCTTAACCTCGATCACCCTCTCCCCTTCTTTCAGCTCGACGTTATAGCGGCGCATGTGCTCTTCGAACTTGTTGACGAGATCGGGACCGGTTATGAACTGGTATCCGGTGTAATTTTCGATATCTCCGCTCCATCCCGTCTGGCCGCCTATATCCTCGCTTATGACCATGAAATCAAGTTTTTTTCTCGCGGCGTATACGCTTGCGGTTATGCCGGCAGGTCCCGCGCCGGCTATTATGAGGTCCAGTATCTTCTTCTCTGCCATGATCTGTGCCTTGTGTTATAAACGCGAAGCTGTCTCCCGCGCCTTTGACCGGGCTTCCGATATCTTCGCCTTGCATACGTCCGGTCCGAGCGCGTCCATCGGCTCGGCATTGATAAAGGTCATGTCGCTGATCCCCGCAAAACCGAACGCCGTCTTAAGGTACGGCTCCTGTAGATCATAAGCGCGCGCCGGGCTGGAAGGGCCGTAGTCGCCTCCGCGGCTCGTTATTACGACCATCTTCCTCCCCTTCACAAGCCCCTCCGCGCCCTTATCGGTATATCTGAAGAGATACCTGGGTTGGAGGATCACATCTATATATTGTTTGAGGGTGTACGGGATACTGAAATTCCACATTGGGGTAGAGACGAGATAGATGTCGGCGGCAAGGAAGCGTTCGATATGCCTCTCTACCTCCTTCCATGCGGTCT
The DNA window shown above is from Candidatus Omnitrophota bacterium and carries:
- a CDS encoding NAD(P)H-dependent oxidoreductase, with amino-acid sequence MKRLLHIIATPRGADSRTLKVSAVFLEELKKKYPDCAVDELNVSTEKLPSLTVQVVEGKYVLLGGRDLTGKLKTAWKEVERHIERFLAADIYLVSTPMWNFSIPYTLKQYIDVILQPRYLFRYTDKGAEGLVKGRKMVVITSRGGDYGPSSPARAYDLQEPYLKTAFGFAGISDMTFINAEPMDALGPDVCKAKISEARSKARETASRL
- a CDS encoding FAD-dependent oxidoreductase, with the translated sequence MAEKKILDLIIAGAGPAGITASVYAARKKLDFMVISEDIGGQTGWSGDIENYTGYQFITGPDLVNKFEEHMRRYNVELKEGERVIEVKKTGPTVSVRTGKGTYEAKTVIIASGKKSRELGVPGEREFKNRGLTYCATCDGPLFSGKDVAVIGGGNSALDAALQLIKIAKFVHVVNIAPALTGDAVMKDKVEASPIARILNDTKVTAVTGEKFVNGIKIRRGGREETVPVEGVFVEIGLIPNSGIAPDVEKNQRGEIKVNSYNETSVPGIFAAGDVTDVPEKQIVIAAGEGSKAALGAFRYLNKSR